The Candidatus Eisenbacteria bacterium sequence GACAAGCATGTTGAAAAACAGGTGGAAAAAGCCGCCGTGAAGGAACATGTAGGTCACAAACTGCCAAAGCCAGAATTTTCCTACCGCGAGCGACGGCACAAGACCGAGATAGCCGAGAAAGCGATTGAGGAAGAGAATCTGAAGGACAAACACCACAACGTTGATGATCACCAGCTTCGTGGTCACCGAGGCGGTTCGACCGCCAAAGAGGACGGATCTTGTGGAATAGTATGACAACGCGCTACCACCCTTCTCAAAAGGACGTAATCGAAAGACTAAGTCTAACCGATTCGGCAGAAGGGTACAACGCGATTTGCGGGAGGAAACTGCCGCTTGTTCGCGGCGCGGTCCCGGGACACAGGAATTAGGGCGTTCCCATGTCCCCGGTACGTGGGAAAAAATGATGGTTGACAATTATGTTAGGCCGGGGTAGTATCGTTCCGATAACTGTAGTCAGGGGTTGCTCGCAGCCGCGAGAGCTTTTCCGGACCCAAAGACTACGTGCGTCTCAAGAGATTTTTTCACACGAAATGGCTAGTAACTATTGGAGGTGGCAAGGAAAATCGATCGATTCATCTGAAACACGTTTCTGAACACAGTTCTGAATGCAATTCTCTGGAGAGTAGTAATGTTGCCATTTGATCGGTTCAAATTGCTATTTTGCTTCTCCCTCCGAGACATACATTATTGAACTGAAGAGACACTCAAGAACAGGAGACTAGAATGCAAGGTAGCAAACTTTATGTAGGGAATCTCGGTTACACCGTAACCAATAGTGAACTTGAACAGCTGTTTGCCACTTACGGTACAGTGAAGCAAGTCAACGTCATCGAAGGCAAGGGATTTGGATTCGTCGAGATGTCCAGCGTCGCCGACGCCGAGAAGGCGAAGGAAGCTCTGGATTCCACCGAGTTCAAGGGCCGCAATCTGAAGGTTGACGAGGCGAAGCCGCCGAAGCCTAGGGAGTCGAGAGGCTATTCGCGATACTAGAGTCGATTGGAGATAATTCCTAGCCAGCACCAGTAGGCTAGCCATTTTCGTGTGATAATCGATGAGGGGGAGATCAAGAGATTTCCCCCGATTCGTTTTCAGGCCCGGCTTAGCTAACCATAAGGTGCACAAGGCCGTATGCAGTAACAATCAAGCAAAGCAGAATTCGTTCAAAGCGCGTAGGTCTCGTCGTGCCACCGTACAGAGAAATCAGATTGATGTGTCCTCGTTCTTCGTATAGCATAGCTCCATCAGACATGGAGAAATCGCGAAATCGCTCAGACTCGAGTGGAGATGGACATGGCTAGCAGCAATTATTCCGTCGTGGTTGGAACTGGCAGTTACATCCCTCCAAGAAGGGTGCTCAACAACGATTTTCTGCAGCATCAATTTTGTGACTCGCAAGGGATATTGCTCGACCGACCCAACGAGGAGATTGTAAGAAAGTTTGAACAGATCACCGGTATCACCGAGCGAAGGTACGCTACGGACGACCTGGTCACTTCCGACATTGCTCTGTATGCAGCGGTGGACGCCCTCGGATCATCAGGAATCGACAAGGAAACCCTGGACTACATTATTCTGGCTCACAATTTCGGGGATGTGAGGGCGAACAACAGAAGAACCGATCTCGTCCCAAGTCTTGCCGCACGTGTGAAGCAGAAACTGGAAATCCGAAACCCCAAGACGGTGGCTTACGATCTGCCTTTTGGCTGCCCCGGCTGGCTCCAGGGGATGATTCAGTCCGATTATTATCTGAAGTCCGGTGATGCAAAGAGAATTCTCGTGATAGGAGCGGAGATTCTTTCGAGGGTCTCGGACCCTCACGACATAGATAGCATGATATACGCTGACGGAGCGGGAGCAACAATCCTGGAGGCAACGCAGAGTAGCGAACCCGTTGGAATACTCTCTCATGCTGCGAGATCCGATACCCATCACGCGTATCTGCTTTACATGGGCGGGTCAAACAAGCGCGACGGTGGAGGTAACGAGTTGTTCTTGAAGATGCATGGTCACAAGCTGTACGAGTACGCTCTGGGAACGGTGCCCGGAGTCGTGAAGGAGAGCCTCGACAAAGCAGGGTTATCGTTGAGCAACGTAAGTAAGGTTCTGTTACACCAGGCGAATGCGAAGATGGATGAAGCGATCTTGAAGCGTCTGTTCAGATTGTATGGAGAGGAGAGGGTCGCGCATCATATTATGCCCATGACAATATCCTGGCTTGGAAACAGCTCTGTGGCCACCATGCCCACGTTGCTCGATCTACTGCTCAAGGGAAGGATTGAAGACCATGGATTGGCAAGGGGAGACAACGTCGTCTTTGCGGCCGTCGGAGCAGGTATGAACATAAACTCGCTTGTGTACAGAATGCCATGATGCCAGTCGATAAGATCGGGTAGGTGCGCCTACCCGACTGCGAGCCCGATTCCCACAACCAGCAGCGCCGCCGCGAAAAGCCTTATGATGAGCGCGCTCTTGAGCCTCCGCGACAAAGCCGCGCCCACTTGCGCGCCGACAATCGCACCCACGCCAATGAAAACACCCGCGGAGTAGACGGTGTGCTGATAAAATCCGTGGAAAGCCACTCCTGCCAGCGACGAGATCAGTAGCACAAAAAAGGAAGTGGCCGTGGCCACGTGTGCCGGAAAGCCGAAGAGGTAGACAAGGACTGGCACGTATACGATTCCCCCACCCACGCCAAACAGGGCGGACACGATGCCCGCGAAGAAACTCAGCAACAAACCGGTCTTCATGCTGAAGGCATATTCGTGCACCTTGCCGGACGAATCGACCAGTCGACGTCGCGTCCTACCTGTTCTGTGAGAATCATCCGAACGGGAAGGTCCGGAAGTGCGATCGGGTCTTATCATCAGAAATACGGACGAAGCGACGAGGATGAGGCCGAAGACAATTTTGAAAGGGTCGTTAGTCAAGACTCGCGAGATCTCAACCCCGACCAGAGAACCAGGGACGCTGGCAAGCCCAAAACGCCAGCCCGTGGCTACGTCAATTCGTTTCTGCCTGTAATAGGAAATGTTGCCCGAAGCCGCATTTGCGAAAACCACGACGAGAGAGGTGGCAGCGGCCTGCTGTGGCGAGAATCTCGCTGCGAGCACAAGAGCCGGCACGACAAGAAACCCCCCACCCAGGCCGACTATGGTGCCGTAGCATCCGACCAGAAGCCCAAAGGTAGCGTATTGCCAAAATTGAAACTCAATCATGTTCAGTCAATCTATCAGAAAAACTTTCTTGCACAAGGCATTTGTCGTGAATTATGGTGTGGTGCGGCGTGGGGCGGACCGAGTGCAGGGGCGTCACAGGCAGAGAGCTGGACCGCCATACCGTACAAACGGTTCATCAAGCTGATCGAAGAGTTGTGATTTCTGCGACAACAGAACCGCGACGCGGACTAGCCTGACGTCACGAGGATTTTCTCTATCTTCTCGAGTGCCCAGTCGAGCTCGTCTCTAGTGATTACGAGTGGCGGGGCAAACCTGATCACCTGCCCGTGAGTCTCCTTTGCAAGGATGCCCTCCTGCATGAGAGCCTCGCAGAAACGCCGCGCCGACCCGCTGGACTCCTGCACGTACACCCCTATCAGGAGCCCCCTGCCCCTGATCTCTTTCACGTGGCGTGACTTCATCGCCGCGAGCCTGTCCTTGAAGTACGCACCCAGTTCAGCCGCGTTCTCGGAAAGCCTCTCGTTCAGAATCACATTGATGGAGGCGACTCCCACCGCACAGGCCAGAGGGTTTCCTCCGAAAGTGCTCCCGTGGTCTCCCGGAGTGAACACCCCCATTATTCTGTCCGACGCCAGGATGGCCGAGACAGGATAGCATCCGCCACCCAATGCCTTGCCCACTATCAAGATGTCGGGTTTGACGTTTTCGTATTCGTGACAGAAAAGCCTGCCCGTCCTACCGAGGCCGGTCTGAATCTCGTCGAGCATGAGGAGCACGTTGTGCTTGCGGCAAATCTCCCGCATCCTGGCAAGATAGCCTTCTCTCGGAACGATTATCCCCGCTTCTCCCTGGATGGGCTCGACCAGAAAACCGACGGTGTTGGGGGTAATCGCTTTCTCCAAGGCCTCCGGATCGTCATACGGAATCAACTTGAAACCTGGAGTGAACGGACCGAACCCATCTCGATACTGGGCTTCGGAGGAGAAGCCTATGACCGTGGTCGTCCTTCCGTGAAAATTATTCTCACAAACGACGATCTCGGCTTTCTCCTCAGGAACCCGCTTCACTTTGTAGCCCCACTTCCTCGCCGCCTTGATGGCGGTCTCGACTGCCTCAGCGCCGGTGTTCATTAGGAGTACTTTCTCCTGACCGGAGATTCTGCAGACCAGTTCACAGAAGAGCCCGAACAGATCGTTGTGAAAGGCGCGGGAAGTCAGCGTAAGCTTCCCGGCCTGGTCAACCAGCGCCCCGACTATTCTTGGGTGCCGATGCCCTTGGTTTAGGGCGGAATAAGAACTCAGCATGTCGAGGTACTTCTTACCGTCCGTGTCCCATACCCAGACTCCCTCGGCCCTCGATATCACGACAGGCAGCGGATGATAGTTGTGAGCTGAAAACTTGTTCGCAAGATCAATCAGACGCGAAGTGTCGGTCATCGTCAGAATTCTCCTCTTTTCAGGAACGACACAACCGCACGGAATCCCGATCGATACGGGAAGCAGGTGCGGACTCATCCCGTATATGGTCGCAATTTTCCTCAACGGAGTCAAGCCACTCGGCAAGTTGCGAACGTAACCGCCCACGCCTGGCCCGTGGCAGGCCGGCCGCCCCCGCGATCGCGCCAGGACGCGGCGCAAGACACGACACACGCTTCTCGGCGCTTAGTCCTTGACCGGAGGCCCCAGAAATGGCATAATTACTTAGTACAGGACAAGGTTTTGCGGCGGAGCGTGTATGAAATTTGAACTCAAACTTGGACTGAGATTCACACCCATCGTCTGTGCTTGCATTCTGCTTGTTCTCGGAGCCGCGGAGTCTTTCGCAGCAGGATCTTCCTCGCGGGACGAATCCTCCTTTCCGTCTCAGACGGAGTCTTTCCCTCCTTCACTGGGTGTCTCACCGGACGGTACAGTCACCCTCTGGGTGTTCTTGAAGGACAAGGGCCCATCCAGCGGCACGGCACAGGCGGTGAGCGAACTCGCAAAGCGTTTTTCTCCCAGGGCTCTCGCCCGAAGAGCGAAGGTGCGAAGCGGCCTCCTCGTCGACTCGCGAGATCTTCCGGTCTCCGCCGGATACGTTCAATCTCTTCGAGACCTGGGCTTTCAGGTCAGAGCCACCTCTAAATGGCTCAACGCAGTGAGCGTCAAATGCAAGACCGGCGATCGAGGCTTTCTCTTGGGCCTTCCTTTCGTGAAAAAAGTCCAGCGCGTTGCGTCATTCCCGAAGAGGGAGATTCCGTTTGAACCAATCCCGGCAATGCCGACCGGCACCGATCTCTCCGGGAGATCGACCACCGGCGGTCCCATCCAGTCCAGCACGGCGCCCGGCGACACATCTTTCTACGGACCGACGTGGAAACAGCTCGATCTCATCCAGGTTCCCGCCCTGCACCAAGAGGGTTTCACCGGCGAGGGCATGTTCATCGGCGTGCTCGACACGGGTTTCAATCTTCTCCATCAGGCTCTCAAAAATGCGACGGTTGTCGCGCAGTGGGATTTCATCAACTGGGACAGCGTCACCGCCAATGAACCAGGGCAGGACTCGTCCGACCAGCACAATCACGGTACGATGATCCTCGGCATAATCGGAGGCAACAAACCTGGGGTTTACATGGGAGCGGCCTACGGCGCGGAATTCGCGCTCGCCAAGACGGAGTACGAGCCTTCCGAGACTCCCGTCGAGGAAGATTACTGGGTCGCGGGGTTGGAATGGCTGGACAGCCTCGGCGTTGATCTTGTCACGAGTTCTCTAGGCTACATAGACTGGTACGCGTACAGCGACATGGACGGCAACACGGCGGTCACTACTGTCGCTGCGGACATGGCGGTGGCAAACGGCTTGAGCATTTTCAGCGCAAACGGCAACGGAGGGTTGACTTCTTATCCTTACATGATCGCCCCCGCGGACGGAGACAGCGTCATGTCAATAGGCGCGGTTGACTCCCTCGGTGTGCTGTGGCCGCAGAGCTCGCGAGGCCCTACGTATGATGGACGCATAAAGCCCGAAATCGTTACCCAGGGTAAGTCGGTGTGGTGCGTCAATCCGAACGACAGCACGGGCTACGGCAGGGCGAACGGAACCTCATGCGCGACACCTCTCGCCGCCGGCGCGTGCGCATTGGTCCTCGAGAAAAACCCGACATGGGATCCGATCACGCTTCGAGAGGCCGTTCGTTCTACGGCGACAAACGCGAGCTCGCCCGACACGGCAATCGGCTGGGGAATCCTCCAGGCTCAGTATGCCTCTGACTATGAAATCATTTCCGTGGCCGATGATCGAACCGTCCAGGCCGGAGCCGCGGGCGTCGCGATAAACGTTAAGAGCGTGCCCAATCCGTTTAATCCAATCACTGCCATCGAGGTCGAGCTTCAGACTCCCGAACGTGATGATGCGGGCTCGAAGAAGACCTCTCAGGAAACCTCTGAAGCGTCCACTGATGCCACCGGCGTCGCGGTGGGATCCCTTGACGTCACAGCGAGCATCTTTGACGTCGCGGGCAGATGCCTGAGAGATTTCGGCAAGTTAAGATTCGAGGGCAACGTCTGTACGGTCATGTGGAACGGAACTGACGGCTCAGGGAAATCGTTGCCGTCCGGGGTCTATTTCTTCGCGGTGTCGGCGGGCGAGGTTTCGGAGACGAGAAAACTCGTTCTTCTACGCTAGTCGTCAATAGAAAATCGCCAGGCGCACCACGTGTGGGGAGGATGCTCGTCCGGAGGACAAACCACACATTCGGTCTTGATTCTGGGGTCTATCGTAGAAGCGAATTCGGAATACTCGACGATTCCGATCCCCTTGCACGGAAAATCCGGCAGCCCCTTCCTCTTTCTCGCCTCCTGGACCCTGCAACTCTTCATCCTGAAGACGCAATCTCTTTCTGTGAGGTCAACGATTTCCTGTTCGTTCACGAAGGCGTAAAGACGAAAACCGAGCGCTTCTACGAGGGCCCTGATCCCGCCGCCGGATTCGATGCCAAGCAATTGCATGATACGCTTTGCCTCGATTACAGTGAATTTCTCCCAGGCCCGTCTGTCGAGCCTCATCGCGACTGTCAGACCATGTTCTCTCTCCACTTCCTGAAACCAGAGCCCGTCGTGCGCAAGCCAGTTCTTGGCGGCGTCCGAGACAAAATCAAGTAGTTCCCGTTTCGTGAGGTCGGCGGGCTTCCTCAGAACGCCTGAAGCGCGTTTACCGGATCTGGATTGTTTTCTCATAGGTGAACCTTGTGATTCTGCCGGCCGGGAGCATTACACGATCGATCCCCTCACGTACTGATTTCGAGCACTCCGGCCCCGTTTATCTTGCTCTCCTTGAGCATTCTCAGAGCCGTGTTTGCGTCTCTCAATGCAAAAACCTGAGTCTGGGTGCTAACGCGAGCACCGTGAGCCTCACCGAGAAGCTCTCTCCCGTCCGCCCTCGTGGAGGCGGTCACACTGCTGAGTTTCTTTTCATAATACAGATGCTTTTCGTAATCGAGCTCGGGAACGGGGCTCATGTGAATGGAGGCGAGCGTCACGGTCCCCCCCTTCTCCACGTGCTCGAGGGCGCGTCTGACGAGGCCGCCTGAGGGGGCGAATATGATGGCGCGCTCCGGCTTCACGGGGGAGACCTCTTCGGCCGTGCCCGACCAAGAAGCCCCCAACTTTCTGGCCAACTCTCTGTGCTCGGCGCTCCTCGAGAAAACGATGACCCTGCAACCGCGTCTCAGAGCCATCTGTATCGTAACGTGAGCCGAGGCACCGAAACCATAGAGAGCAAGGGTCTCGCCCTCTTTCGCCTCGCTCAGCCTGAGAGCCCTGAAGCCAATGATACCCGCGCATAAGAGAGGGGCGACTTCAACGTGAGAATAGCCTGAAGGCAATGCGTAAGAAAACGCTGCCGGCGCAATTGTGAACTCTGCGTAACCGCCGTCTACATCGTAGCCCGTGAACCTGGCATTTTCGCAGAGATTCTCATCGCCTCTCAGGCAGAATCTGCACTTCCCGCAAGTCCAATGAAGCCACGCGATGCCGATCCTGTCGCCGACCTTTGGATTCTCCACGCCCGGACCGCACTTCTGCACGATGCCGACGATCTGATGACCGGGAATGACCGGGCACTTCTTGAGCGGGATGTCTCCTTCTACGGTATGTAAATCTGTGTGACAAATGCCGCAGGCCAGAACCCTGACGAGGACTTCCCCCTCACGGGGTTCCGGGGTCTCCAGCTCCACTTCCTCGAGAGGGTCTTCCTCGATCGGCGCCTGTCTCTTTAGGTGCATGGCTCTCATGGAAGAGTTTTCTTCGGCGCCTCGGGTACGCCATCTAGTCTTTTCGCCGAGCTCACGACCGGAGCAACCGGTGAGGCCTTCCTCCTGCGCAGAAGCCCTAGAGCTCCTGCAAAAGCCTGGCGCTTCAGGAGCTGAATTCCGAAAGCGGGATCCACGCCTTTGGGGCAGGCCTCGGAACAGGCTCCGGCAAAGTGGCAGCGGAAGGCGCCGTGGGGGCTGAACACCACGTCCTTGCGCTCCGCCAAGCCTTCGTCTCTTGAGTCAGCGCTATAGCGGTAAGCCTGGGCCAGCGGTTGCGGGCCAAGATACTTTCTATCCGTGGCGACTGTCGGGCAGGCGGCCATGCAGAGACCGCACTTGATGCAGTACGCGAACTGCAGATAGCGGTCGAGCTCTTCCGCGGACTGGAAAAACTCACCAGTTGGATTATCAAGCTCGGCCAGGTCTTTCCTCAGGGTGTAAGGCTTTACCTCACGATGCTTTTCGAAAAGCACAGAAAGATCAGGCACAAGATCCCTTATGATATCGAAGTTGGGAAGCGGCTTCAGATGTATCACGTCAGACTCGAGTTCCGTGATCTGAGTGTTACAGGCGAGCCGTGGAAAGCTGTTGATGAACATGCCGCACGAACCGCACACACCCATGCGGCACGAGTATCTCCAGGCAAGCGTGCTGTCGAGGGTCTCCTTTATGTAATGAAGCCCGTCGAGCACGGTCGTTCCCTTCTTTACGGAAACCTCGAAGCTATCCACCCTGGGGTGCTTCATGTTCCCGCTATCGTAACGGAGCACCTTGAATTCCACCGTCTTGATAATGTCTTCGGTCCGTTCGGTCTGCTTTGCGCTGACAGCCTCTATCATTTATCCCTCCTCGAAGGTAGCGCCAGGATAGCCCGCCACTCGGATCGGCGCTCGGGCCCGCCGGGCGCAGAGATCGCGCGCTCTATGCGCTCCCTCTCAACAACAAGTAGAATGCAATCGTACCGTAGCTACCCGCGACGAAAAGCACAACGCCAACGAGCACTATCAAGGTCGAAATGATTTTCTCCGCCCTCTCAGACAAAGAAAGCTCAAAGATGATGGTCCTCAGCCCGTACAGCCCGTGATAGAGAGCAGCTCCGAGGAGCACGACGTACATCACGGCGAAGGCAACGCTCGTGCTTCTCCCCGCCACCGAGGACCATGCGAGCACTCCCCCATCACCACCGATCCCCAGAAGTCTGCTCAGATGCATCACAAACATGTGGATACCGAGCGCCACGAGTATGACGAGTCCGGCCAAGAGGTGCCAAGTCCAGAAAGTTGACTCACGCGTTCTCATGTCTTCCCCCGTTCATCTAACCGGGAAACCAAAAAACTCATATCCGCCAAGCAGGACGATGACTGCCGCCACAACCATGACAAGGACAAGAACCGGCCGCTGCCTGCGGACCGAATTCGTGTAAGGATATACTGGTTGGCGCGGGACCCCCAGGAAGAACCCCAATTCAACCAGCACGAGCCTGAGACCGTTCAGGGCGTGGTAGGCAAAAGCCAGATATACAAGAAACTCACCGTACCTGAACACGGGAGACTCAAGAAAACCCATGACCGTCTGCCACGCCTGCTCGCCAAACAACCTGGAAGTGGTAACCAGTATGTGCAGGACAAAGTAAGCCAGAATCCCGAGGCCCGTCAGCCGATGCAGTGTGTAGGCGTACCTTTCGATCCCGTATCTGCCGCCCGAGATCCAGCCCATGAGACCGAGCTTGTTTTGCAGAAACTTGTTCTCTGGCATCATTGCCCTCCGCGTCCATCAACAGTTTACGAGCGCATCAATATTTCCGTTCAACCGGCTTCCAAGTAGTGATCTTCACCTTCTTGTACTCCAACCTTGGTCCCTCCGGCGACCAGAAGGCGAGCGTGTGTTTGAGCCAGACGTCGTCATTTCGCGTCTTGAAGTCGCGCCTGGCATGTGCCCCCCTGGATTCCTCTCTGGTCAGCCCGCCTGTCACCATCACTTCTGCGAGGTCAAGAAGATTCTCCAGCTCGAGCACGTGCACGAGGTTGCTGTTGTAGCTGTGGCTCTTGTCCTTGACGTAGATCCGTTTGAATCTCTCCTTCAGCTCCACGATCTTGGACAGAGCCGTCTTGAGCTCTTCACCTGTTCTGAAGACCCCAACATATTTGTCCATCACCTCACGCAGCTCTCTCTTTATCAAATAGGGATTCTCTCGACCGTCCTTCTTGAGAACTTCTTCGAAAATCCTGCGCTGTTCGACGTCGACGGCAGCCTTGGGTATTGCGGCAGCCGGGCCGCTTTTCATAACGTAGTCTGCGCACTCTTTGCCTGTTATCTTTCCCCACACAAGACACTCGGCAGTTGAGTTGGCCCCCAGTCGGTTCGCGCCGTGCAGACTCACACAGGCGGCTTCTCCGCTGGCCCAGATCCCCTTTACCCTGGTGGCGCCGTTTATGTCCGTTTCGATTCCTCCCATCGAGTAGTGGGCGACCGGCCGAACCGGAATCGGCACGCGCACGGGATCTATGTCGACGAAATCCATGCACACTTCCCTTATCAAGGGCAACCTCTCGTTGATTTTCTCGGCGCCAAGATGTGTGAGGTCGAGATGCAAGTACTCCATGCCTCCCGGCCCCTTGAAGCTTCTTCCAGCTTCGATTTCCGTCATCATCGAACGTGAGATGACGTCCCTCGGAGCGAGTTCCATCTTTTCGGCGGCGTACTTGTCCATGAACCTTTCGCCCTTATTGTTGAGCAGGTAGCCGCCCTCGCCTCTGCACGCTTCTGTAATCAGAATTCCTGTCGGAACAAGGCCCGTCGGATGAAATTGCAGGAACTCCAGGTCTTCAAGGGGAATCCCCGCCCTGTAGACCATGGCCAGGCCGTCGCCCGTCACGGTCTGAGAATATGTCGTGAAACCGAACAGGGTCCCTGCCCCGCCGCTCGCGATGTTGAGCGCCTTGGCCCTGAGCGCACAGAACTTACCCGTGCCCATGTCAAAACCGGTTATGCATCTGAACTCGTTGCCTTCCACGAGGATTGACGTCACAAAGAATTCGTCGTAACGCGTGAAATTCCCGTACTTGAGGAGCGTGTCGTAAAGGGTCTGCATCTCAAAGAAGCCGGTCTTGTCGGAAGCAAGGACCGCCCTCGGAAAACTGTGACCCCCGAAGGGTCTCTGAGCGATCCTGCCGTCCCCTCGTCTCGTCCAGGGAATGCCCCAGTGGTCGAGCTGGAGTATCTCGTTGGGCATCTCATGCACGAAGCGATCTACCACGTCCTGGTCGGCCAGAAAATCACTGCCCTTGACTGTGTCCCAGGCGTGGAGCTCAAAGCTGTCGCCCTCCTCCGGACGGAGCATCGCGGCCGTGCCGCCTTCGGCGCATACGGAGTGGGAGCGCATGAGCTGAACCTTCGAGACAAGACCGATGTTCACCCTTCCACCGCTTACGCGGGATACCTCGACCGCCGCCCTAAGACCGGCCAATCCAGAACCCATGATAAGCAAATCGTGTGTGATGACGTCCGCCATCTATCGCCTCCGTAGGAGTCAGGTTCTCCCGTTGCGGGAAAGCTCTCCGCCAGTGAAAGTCACTCGCGGGACAAAGCGAATGTACAATCATACGATAACTCGGGCAGCCACTCAAGGGCAAAAGCTCCGAGAAATCACGAGCGTCGGCCGTGGTCTGCGGCCCGATTCTTGCGCGGGGGCGACGCCAGGCCGCCGCGAAGTCCCTACCTGGTGGTTGGCCTGCGCTCCGCCTATCGGCAACTCGTGATGCTCTAACTTGTTTGCGTTCTTACAATAAACCGACGGGCCAGAAGTTTCTCTTCGCATAACTGCAATAGTATGCTATAATTACCCTCGTAGAGCAATCGACTCGGCTCTTTTTGAAGAGACGGAAGACCCCCAGGCGGCGACATGTTCAGTCCGCCCACGCTTGGTTGATTTTCTCACCTGTCAGGACGGAGGAATTCGAGATGAAGAAAGTGCTAGCGTTGGTCAGCGTCGGTCTATTCTTAGTCCTAGCGGCGGGCGCCGCACTTGCGCTCGACAACATCGTCAATATTCACGTGAACGACGTGAACGGCAACCCGGTTGCTCCTTATGCCGTTGGCACGACGATAAACATCGACGGCATAATCACGGCGGAGTTTACGAAGCCGGGTGTCGCTTACTCGAGAGCGTTCATCCAGGACGAAACCGGCGGCATCAATCTCTACTCTGCCAGTACACATACCTGCTTCGTGGTTGGAGATGATGTATCAATCACCGCGACCGTCGGCGTGTACAACGGTATGATCGAGGCGGTCTACTCGTCATACACCATCAACAGCT is a genomic window containing:
- a CDS encoding DUF6125 family protein, translating into MRKQSRSGKRASGVLRKPADLTKRELLDFVSDAAKNWLAHDGLWFQEVEREHGLTVAMRLDRRAWEKFTVIEAKRIMQLLGIESGGGIRALVEALGFRLYAFVNEQEIVDLTERDCVFRMKSCRVQEARKRKGLPDFPCKGIGIVEYSEFASTIDPRIKTECVVCPPDEHPPHTWCAWRFSIDD
- the rocD gene encoding ornithine--oxo-acid transaminase, with protein sequence MLTMTDTSRLIDLANKFSAHNYHPLPVVISRAEGVWVWDTDGKKYLDMLSSYSALNQGHRHPRIVGALVDQAGKLTLTSRAFHNDLFGLFCELVCRISGQEKVLLMNTGAEAVETAIKAARKWGYKVKRVPEEKAEIVVCENNFHGRTTTVIGFSSEAQYRDGFGPFTPGFKLIPYDDPEALEKAITPNTVGFLVEPIQGEAGIIVPREGYLARMREICRKHNVLLMLDEIQTGLGRTGRLFCHEYENVKPDILIVGKALGGGCYPVSAILASDRIMGVFTPGDHGSTFGGNPLACAVGVASINVILNERLSENAAELGAYFKDRLAAMKSRHVKEIRGRGLLIGVYVQESSGSARRFCEALMQEGILAKETHGQVIRFAPPLVITRDELDWALEKIEKILVTSG
- a CDS encoding zinc-dependent alcohol dehydrogenase family protein, with the translated sequence MRAMHLKRQAPIEEDPLEEVELETPEPREGEVLVRVLACGICHTDLHTVEGDIPLKKCPVIPGHQIVGIVQKCGPGVENPKVGDRIGIAWLHWTCGKCRFCLRGDENLCENARFTGYDVDGGYAEFTIAPAAFSYALPSGYSHVEVAPLLCAGIIGFRALRLSEAKEGETLALYGFGASAHVTIQMALRRGCRVIVFSRSAEHRELARKLGASWSGTAEEVSPVKPERAIIFAPSGGLVRRALEHVEKGGTVTLASIHMSPVPELDYEKHLYYEKKLSSVTASTRADGRELLGEAHGARVSTQTQVFALRDANTALRMLKESKINGAGVLEIST
- a CDS encoding S8 family serine peptidase, giving the protein MKFELKLGLRFTPIVCACILLVLGAAESFAAGSSSRDESSFPSQTESFPPSLGVSPDGTVTLWVFLKDKGPSSGTAQAVSELAKRFSPRALARRAKVRSGLLVDSRDLPVSAGYVQSLRDLGFQVRATSKWLNAVSVKCKTGDRGFLLGLPFVKKVQRVASFPKREIPFEPIPAMPTGTDLSGRSTTGGPIQSSTAPGDTSFYGPTWKQLDLIQVPALHQEGFTGEGMFIGVLDTGFNLLHQALKNATVVAQWDFINWDSVTANEPGQDSSDQHNHGTMILGIIGGNKPGVYMGAAYGAEFALAKTEYEPSETPVEEDYWVAGLEWLDSLGVDLVTSSLGYIDWYAYSDMDGNTAVTTVAADMAVANGLSIFSANGNGGLTSYPYMIAPADGDSVMSIGAVDSLGVLWPQSSRGPTYDGRIKPEIVTQGKSVWCVNPNDSTGYGRANGTSCATPLAAGACALVLEKNPTWDPITLREAVRSTATNASSPDTAIGWGILQAQYASDYEIISVADDRTVQAGAAGVAINVKSVPNPFNPITAIEVELQTPERDDAGSKKTSQETSEASTDATGVAVGSLDVTASIFDVAGRCLRDFGKLRFEGNVCTVMWNGTDGSGKSLPSGVYFFAVSAGEVSETRKLVLLR
- a CDS encoding RNA-binding protein, whose protein sequence is MQGSKLYVGNLGYTVTNSELEQLFATYGTVKQVNVIEGKGFGFVEMSSVADAEKAKEALDSTEFKGRNLKVDEAKPPKPRESRGYSRY
- a CDS encoding succinate dehydrogenase iron-sulfur subunit; protein product: MIEAVSAKQTERTEDIIKTVEFKVLRYDSGNMKHPRVDSFEVSVKKGTTVLDGLHYIKETLDSTLAWRYSCRMGVCGSCGMFINSFPRLACNTQITELESDVIHLKPLPNFDIIRDLVPDLSVLFEKHREVKPYTLRKDLAELDNPTGEFFQSAEELDRYLQFAYCIKCGLCMAACPTVATDRKYLGPQPLAQAYRYSADSRDEGLAERKDVVFSPHGAFRCHFAGACSEACPKGVDPAFGIQLLKRQAFAGALGLLRRRKASPVAPVVSSAKRLDGVPEAPKKTLP
- a CDS encoding ketoacyl-ACP synthase III; its protein translation is MASSNYSVVVGTGSYIPPRRVLNNDFLQHQFCDSQGILLDRPNEEIVRKFEQITGITERRYATDDLVTSDIALYAAVDALGSSGIDKETLDYIILAHNFGDVRANNRRTDLVPSLAARVKQKLEIRNPKTVAYDLPFGCPGWLQGMIQSDYYLKSGDAKRILVIGAEILSRVSDPHDIDSMIYADGAGATILEATQSSEPVGILSHAARSDTHHAYLLYMGGSNKRDGGGNELFLKMHGHKLYEYALGTVPGVVKESLDKAGLSLSNVSKVLLHQANAKMDEAILKRLFRLYGEERVAHHIMPMTISWLGNSSVATMPTLLDLLLKGRIEDHGLARGDNVVFAAVGAGMNINSLVYRMP
- a CDS encoding sulfite exporter TauE/SafE family protein yields the protein MIEFQFWQYATFGLLVGCYGTIVGLGGGFLVVPALVLAARFSPQQAAATSLVVVFANAASGNISYYRQKRIDVATGWRFGLASVPGSLVGVEISRVLTNDPFKIVFGLILVASSVFLMIRPDRTSGPSRSDDSHRTGRTRRRLVDSSGKVHEYAFSMKTGLLLSFFAGIVSALFGVGGGIVYVPVLVYLFGFPAHVATATSFFVLLISSLAGVAFHGFYQHTVYSAGVFIGVGAIVGAQVGAALSRRLKSALIIRLFAAALLVVGIGLAVG